GGCGGAGTGCATGCGGAGGTCAGGACAACTTcatggagtcggttctctccttccatgtttgCGAGTGGGATTGGAGAGTTGAACTCAGGTAGTTCGTGTGTCAAGCTCCTTTTCATGctaaaccatctcaccagccccagtcTGAGAATTCTGAGTGAATACAGCATTTATAGCATACATTGTGATTAAGAATATTCCAGTTTCTGACTGAGCTGAAAGAGAGACTAGGCATTTCTTCTAGGCATCCAAGTAGAAAAGCACCTTTACTTCCTCCCTAGGGACGATGCGAAGTGTTGCCTGGCGCCTGGACGCGTCCATCCTAGGTGCTGGGAAGGGTTTAAAGttggcagacacagaaagacagagaagcagcCTCCGGAGTTTTATGCGTTGCTAAGGCAGCGCCCCTTCTAGTGCACGCCGAATAAAACTACAACTCCCATCACCGCCCGGACTACCCAACCCCTCCATGTTGAAGGCGGGGTGAGAGCGAGCGCGGAACCGGCTTTTCCTATTTCCTATGGTGTGATTGGTCCACAGCTCAGGCGCAGTAGCCAGTGAGCACACTCTTGGTCAGCAGCGAGGGCAATATGGCTTCCTGCACCTGGTGAATTTGGCACCATGGAGAAATCGCGGGGCACTGAGGTAAGAGGGAGAGGGCTCAGCCCCTCCGGGAAAAGGAACCCCGAAGGCCTCACTCGGCAGTGCGTCGTTTTAGCGATCCCTTGGGGGCGGAGAGGTGCAGGGTTAGTGAACCGAGGTAAGAAATTTAGTCCCGACCGGAGACCACTCGGGTTCGTCTTTGCTCCTGTTAAGCTGTGGGCTCGGTCCGTGgaagaaggtaggaaggaaacgCCTCCCCATCCAGGGGCAAGGAAACGGGGCTCGAAACTGCGACGCTACCTCTTTGACTTCTTGGTTTCGTGGTCCCGTGCTTTAGGGATTGTGCGGCCTGTCGCTTCCACGAGGGAAGTAAAGGGAAATATAAGTTGACTTTTACTCCACGCTTGGGCGTTCATGTGCCTGTCTGCCACTTTAGGCACAACCATCTCCATTAGGGAAGGCTTAAAAGAGCCTGTTGGTTCCCCCCGGAAGTGGACACAGCTGCAAAGGGCAAGAGGTTGCCACCAAGTGTGTCAGTTTTCAAAACTTTGTCATGTGTTCCGTGACACGGTAGCCGGTTGCCCACCACCCCTTCCATTTGAAGTCTCTTCCCTTTTCCACGCAGTAATAATGGCCAACGTTTATGGAGCGCTCTTCTCATGGTTTACTTTTGTCATCCTTTcttcccaaaatatttttataaagtgtTATTGTCCTCGTTTAGTGGAAGCTGAGACAATGGGAGTTGACTTGCTGTGGATTGTACAGCTAGGAAGCAGTAGAGGTGGTATTTGAaccctggggtttttttttataatttattatgatttatttaactttattttatgtgcattggtgtgaagttgtcagatcccctggaacaggagttatagaccgttgtaagctgccatgtgggtgctgggaattgaacctgggtcctctggaaaagcagtcagtgctcctaaccgctgagccatctctccagccccgaaccCTTGGTTTTTAAGTAGTATCACATCTGTACCCCACGTTCTGTGAGCCAACACGTTCTGTCACAGGTGAGAAGACTGAGGTTCTCAGAAGGTAAATGACCCGAGGATCAGTGGTTGATTAAGATCCGAGCTTAAGAGTAAGCTGTGGTCCATACCACCATGCAATTACTGCCTGTGGCATCCTGCTCAGATCCTCCTTGAGACAGTCTGGGTCTCAATTtttatctgcctttgcctccccctcTGTTAGGAAGAAAATAGGTTTACTGACTAGACTTGCAGTGTGCTAGGCAGTAACAGGATTACCACAGCTGCTGACCTTAAATGTGTCTTTGAGCCAGGtgctggtagcacacacctttaatcccagcactgtggaggcagaggcaggtaaatctctgtgagttcaaggccagtctgatctaccagactgtgtgagttcctgcacaACCAGGGCTCCATTTTGGTGTGCCTATACTGAACAGGGAAGAATGGGTTTCAAATGCTGTCTGCCCAGGAAGTTCCTTTGAGGTGTTTAGTAtagttccactttttttttttaatttaaagtcctTCTGGTTCAAGttaatttaaataatgtattgttgttttggtttttaagatttatcatttattttatgtgcattggtgttttgcctacatgcatgtctgtgtgagggtgtcgggttccctggaactggaggagttacagacagttgtgagctgtcatatggttgctggaattgaactgagtctcctggaagagccaccagtgctcctaaccactgagccatctctccagtcctctccccACGGTGTTATTATATAGAGCTCTGATCCCTGGCATAATTTTTTGACTTTATAGTGGTGTGAGAACAATATTGATTCAGGGACATTGTTCTCTGAAGTTTGCTCTGTGCCCAAGCTCCCCATGTGAGAGGTCGTGGTGAGCAGAGGCATACACAAACCACAGCTTGCAGTTAGCTATGCTAAGGTAGACTAGGTGTCATCTTTTcccttcttaattttcttttcgaggcagggtttgtttgtgtatctttggagcctatcctggaacttggtctgtagaccaggctggcctcgaagaagatccacctgcctctgcctcctgagtactgagattagagGGCCATGCCGCTACACCTgacttctttaagatttattaagtaaataaatcttacagtgtacagtgttctgtctgtttctgtctgtgtgtctgcatacaGGTCAGAAGAAGGCTCCAAATCTCACTAcatatggctgtgagctaccaggtgattgctgggaattgaactcaggacacctggaagaacagccagtgctcttaaccgctgagccatctctccagcgcccccaTCCGTATTCTGTTTTGTCCATATTAAAATATCCTgtagagggctagagagatggctcagtggttaagagcattgcctgcttctccataggtcctgagttcaattcccagcaaccacatggtggatcaaccatctgtaatgagatctggtggcctcttcaggcatacatatagacagaatattgtatacataataaataaattttaaaaaaatatcctgtagggagctgaagagatggctcagaaattaaaaactcttactgctctttcagaagaccaaagttcaaattcccagcccACACGAGGTGGATTAGCAGGTCTGCAGATTCTCTTCCCAGGCCAAGCAcatgtccatcttcctctaggAGACGCCGTCTTCAGAGCcaatggaagaagaggaggaggatgacttGGAACTCTTCGGGGGCTACGACAGCTTCCGAAGTTACAACAGCAGCGCGGGCAGTGAGAGCAGCTCCTATCTGGAGGAGTCGAGTGAGGCAGAGAATGAAGACCGGGAAGCCGGGGAGCTTCCCACCTCACCTCTGCATTTGCTCAGCCCTGGGAACACTCGCTCCCTGGATGGAAGTGGTTCTGAGCCAGGTGACTTCTTCACAGTGCCCTTAAAGATGGAGGGGAGTCGGGAGCTTGTGGGCGAACGCAGGTGATGTGGGCAGAGCCATGCAGATATCTAAGGGACTGTCCTCGAGGGTCATTCCCTGTCCTGCAGTCTAGTTAGTATAATTCTCTGACACCTCATGTCTATTGTATCTATTCAGCACTTGGTAGGTGCCATTGCCTTAGTGTGAGTCGCCTGGGCGTGAAGTTGGTGAGACCCACATAGCTTTTTTTAAGTATAGTATGTATGCAgggttctgcctccatgtatgcctgcaggccaaaagtgggcaccagatctcattatagatggctgtgagccaccatgtggtggctgggaattgaactcaggacctcaggaagagcagccggtgctctgagcttctgagccatctctccagccctgcaaacaGCTTATGGACTACAAGTTAGCACACATTGTAGGGAGACATGCAGGATAGTGACCTTCGGGTCAggacggacagacggacagacgtGGAGGTGGGCAGAAGGGAGTGGTCAAAGATCATCTGAAAGCCAGTTGGCTTCGAAGAGGTGGATCTTGATGGTTGCCAGTCCCTGTGTCAGGACTCCAGAGTGTGAGCAGTGTGTCCTGGGAAAGAGGCAGGCTCCCATCTGCAGACGGCCCCTCCTGTTTCTTCATGCTTGCACTCCTGGGCAGTGGGGTCCGGTTTCCTTCCAACCATTTGACTTCTCCCCCCATTTTTTCATCTTTCGCTCTTCTCAAAATCTGAGCATTTCAATACTAGCAGGAATCACTAGGGAGAGCCACTGGGCCAGGGGCTGGTTCATGACCCTGGCTGCAGATGGGTCCCCTGGGAAGCTGGTTAAGCACTTCAGATGCCCATGTCACTGGGGCCCAGGCCACAGCACCGTTTGACCTACGGTGAAGTCAAGGGAAACACAGCTTGTCCACTTGTCCCTGAGAACACAGAGCTACAAATACTAAGTGACTTCAGCACCTCTCTCTTGTCCCTGTCCTCTCTCTAAAACTTGTCACCAGGTTCTGCAGGTGTTCGTGTGGGTTTTCAGCCCCTTAGCACTGGCTCTTGCTGCAGGCCCAGGAGGAACCGCTTGCCATCTTAGGTGGATAGATGGAGTGGCAGCTGCTGGAGGGGCTGACTGCAGAGGCAGCATGTTGCGAGACTCACTCCTGACAGAACGACAGGCGCTGTCCTCCTCTCACTCACATGGTTGACACAGTGCTCTGgactctgaggagcccatgggttGGTCTGACTTGAAGTACTTATGTCTGGAGTCACGTGCCGGCTTCTCTTTCTAGCGGTCTGTGAGATGTGTGGTATCGTGGGCACAAGAGACGCTTTCTTCTCAAAGACCAAGAGGTTCTGCAATGTCTCGTGTTCTAGGAGCTACTCCTCCAACTCCAAGAAAGCCAGTATCTTGGCCAAACTGCAGGTGAGAGCAGCCACTCTTGCCCTTCTTGGGGTCCTAGATGCTGAGCTGAGCCATCACATTATTGGAGGCAGACACATAGTCAGTTTGGGGAACTCATCTCTAGTGGTCATTCGAGGTacgtgagaccttgcctcagaaagCGCCACccactcctttcttttctttattctttctttctttttttttttttttaagatcaaaagagggtgtcaggtaccctggGACCTCAAGACTTTGAGGCAgtggaggcagctgtgagccatatAGGTGCTAgggactaaacctgggtcctcttaaccagtgagccatcttaccagacccctatttaatttaattttgtttctttgggttttctggggttttttgtttgttttttgtttttgagacagggcttctctgtgtaatggccctagctgttttggaactagctttgtagaccaggctgatcttgaactcacagagatctgtctgactttgggagtgctggaattaaaggcatgcgccaccacacttggctcctttattttatttttgagacagggtcgcacTATATAGCTCCGGCTGaactaaaactcactatgtagaccaggctgatctcaaactcaaaaagatctgcctacctttttCTCACCtgcctccctattgctgggattaaaggcatgccctacCATGCCCAGTAATTCCTATTTTAAAAGGCTCAAAAACTTTAAGGtaatggttctcaaccctcctaatgcttcAATTTAATGCAGTTCTTTCGGGggttttttagttttgttctggttttgtttttagcttttcaagacagggtttctcttgctttGGGGAATGTCTTGGAacgctcttgcagaccaggctggcctcaaattcacagagagtgctgggattaaaggcgtgcgccaccaccacccagcatttttTTGGGAGGGTTggggtgttgagacaggatttctctgtgtattcctgactgtcctggaactagctctgtagaccagactggcttagaactcacagagatctgcctgcctttgtctcccaagtgctggtattaaaggtatgtgccaccacggcccagacagttcttcatgttgtggtgaccccccccaccataaaattatttttattgctacttcataactgtaattttgctactgttatgaatcataatgtaaatgtctgatatgcaagagatctgatatgtgacccatgTGACAGAGTTGTTTGGCGCTCCCTTCCCGCAGAAGGGTTGAGAACTGCTCAGTGCATGTGTGCCTCTGCTTAGCTGGGTGTTGAATGGACTCCCAGCCTTTGTCATGTTGCTTAGTTATCCTGTGTAAGTGAGCTTTCCCTGAGCCCTAATGAAAGCTCCCCAGCATGCTCTGGAGTAGACATATGAACAGAGGTTGCCTGTGGGTTTGGAGAGTTTCTGGCTTCTCTGCAGCCACTCAGTTGTAGCTCTccaaggagctgggagcatggagagAACTGCAGGGGAAATGTTAGCGAGAGGCTGGACAAGTCAAAGGATGACCGCAGCCTTCTGTAGCCCTCCCCTGGGTGTTCTCGCTCAtcatcagttttgttttgtttttgtattttctgtgtatgtatccctggctgtcctggaactctctgtgtacaccaggctggtctcgaactcacagagatccgcctgcctctgcctcccgagtgctgggattaaaggcatgcaccaccatcacccggctttctcttttagacaaattcaatcttgtgtagcccggGGTGGTCTTGGCATCACAcaggtccttctgcttctgtctcctgactcctgggactaaaggtgtgggccaccactgcctggcttatatggctgactagtgtggtgCTTTgccctctaatcttcaggcaagctttgtttattaaacacaaataatataccgcTATAGTAACTATCTATTTCTGATAGAAATCATGGCACAACCCACTGGTGGAGAAAGTTTTATTTGGCGCTCATGTCCTGCTCAAAGTCCATCATCAGGGAAGTGAGGGTAGGAACTCACTCaagagcaggagacagatgttTAGTGGTTCATTCTTCATGgctgtctgtctgctttcttacacaattcAAGACAGCTTACAGGGGTGGAGACACCCACAGTGGGCCTAGATCTCCCATATTAGTCAGCACTAAGAAATGGGTCCTGTAACCTGCCAGCAGCTGCAAAACCCCAAGCCAGTATCAGATGCTCAGCAATTAACCCTCTGTGTTTTAAAGACATCTTTCTGTGTAAATGGATGTCTGTGGGAAATCTCAAGAGACAGGTCCTAGATGTTGAGAGACTTATGGCAGGAAATTTCACCGTCTGGTTTTCTGTCTCCCAAACTTCTAAGGTGAGAATAAAACGTGGAGGAACAAAGAGCagcggggaaggaagggaggccaACAGGAAGCGACATCTATCCTTCcatgtgtagctttggctgtagGGAAGATCGTAATCAGCAGGAGTTGAAACATAGCCCTGTGTGTGCATTAGGGCCTTTGCCGTGGGGAGGCAATGTCTAGAAGAACCAGACATTTGGTTGTTCATGTATGAGATGGTTTGGCTAGAGGGTGTGTGTCACCTGGCGGGGCTTTATGTGTAAGAGGTGTTTGCCTTTGGGTATATGGTACAGAATTAACAAAGATACCAGGGTCCtagcgtgagagagagagagagtgggggaggagaagaaaagaatgaaagaaggtaGAGAGAGTTGGTTTTGAATACAAGGTCAGGAACAGCCATCACAACCTATGTATATCTGTGACAGTGGATGTAGGGGCAGAGACACCTAGCATGATGTGACTCCTAGCGTTACATGCATGTTTGGAAATTTGCTTTACAGGAGGAAAAAATGAGGTGGACACAAGACCTAGGCATGTACGGAAGCCATTGACTGTAGGGGGCATACCAAGTTGTGCCACTCCAAGGGAGAGTTTTCTAGCAATGACTCTTAGACATaatggtgtgtgcatgggtgtgtatgtgtgtgtgtgtgtgtgtgtgtgtgtgtgtgtgtgtgtgtgtgtgtgtgtgtgtatggggattTGGCTGTGGAGGAGTGGATATGTGGAAAGACTACATGAAAAGCTGAGTGTGTGGATTTGGCAGGAGGGACTAGAAGGACTTGAGTTATAGCCATGAGTGGATTGGTGAGGCTTCATCTgttcctgagagaacaggagggaCAACATGCTATATAGCcaagtacacatgtgtgcatgtatgtctgtttgtgtgtctgtctctctgaattTTGGTTTTAAGTTAGTGCACATCTAGCATGCTCTAAGACCAATGTGCAGGCAGAGCAAAGGCTGTGACAGAAGGAACAGCTGGCGTGACATGACACCCACCCTGTGTTCTGTCATTGACTGTAGACGCCAGCATTACTCTCAGGACCAGAAAcctatgcatgtatgtgggtgggGCTTTTGAGGTAAGTGTGGGGATACCATGTAGGACATGAGCCCTAGTTTtgttcctatctctgtctctctcactctcctccccttACTTTTCTctcgcctctcctctctccttctctctaaatatctctatgtgtgtgtgtgtgtgtgtgtgtgtgtgtgtgtgtgtgtgtgccagagagagagagagagacagagagagaaagagacagagagagagtagggtTAACATGTAAGGTAGGTGCCTGCAAGCTTACACCATccttatgtatatgggtgtaacTGGCTATAGGGGAGGAGACTCTTAGCATGACAGGACACCTTGCCATGCATGTGTATTTGAAGTTTTCCTCTAGCGGAGGTATTTCAGAGAAGGACCTGACACATAGTCATGTACCTGAGACTCTATTAGGAGGTAGACCTAGCAGACACTGGCACTAACTGTACATCCGGGGACTTTGATGTTAACGGAGGGAATCAAAGAACGTGATCCCTAGTCCTATGTGTATCTGTTTATATGTAGGGTATTTGACTATTCTTAAGGGAGTCCCTGGCAGGAGCTAACACGTAATACCCATTGGATGGGGTTAACTGAAGGTGGGGGATTCGTAGGGAGACCTGATATCCAGTGTATAAGAAGAATGTGGCTGTCAGGTAGGGTTTACCTAGCAGGATCTGAAACCTTGCCCTATGTCTTTGACATTGTGGTGGTAGGGTGTCCAAGAGACATAAAGAATAAGAATGTGTTGCCATGAGGATCAGTAAAAGGGGGTGTCCTGCAGCATCCCATACCTAATGGGTAGAATTAGTGTCCATCCAGGCCTGTTAATATACTGGATTGGCAGTGGTTGGTCTGATATCCACGGGTACCACTAGGGATGTATACCTAGAAATATATGTGAGGCTGCCTAGGggaatgtgtgtgtttcaaggGCCTTCAGCTACCATTCTAGGAGTTATCATGGCCTGAGTGTTTGGATACCAAGGTTTGATATCCTAAAATTTATATGAGTTGATGTCATGAGGTATCACAGGGTCTGGTAATTAACACTGGAGAACGTCACTTGTGTGGTAGGATAGTTTCCTGTGGGTACCAAATAATAGCAGTATGTTTAGGGTAGACTGGCAGATCATTGGCCATGGCCCGGTAACTAGCCACTTAGTGGGGTTAAATGAGTGTCATTCAAGGTCCATGCCTTGGTAGACATACAAGGTGTAGGGACTCGATTGCTCAGTAGGGCCTGATACCTAGCAGCTAGTATGTGGTTGAGTGGACCTTCTTCATGAACCAATATTTAGGAATGTATTTGaggttgtgtgtgggggaggcaggggtTGTTCAGCAGGGTCTGACA
The Microtus pennsylvanicus isolate mMicPen1 chromosome 2, mMicPen1.hap1, whole genome shotgun sequence DNA segment above includes these coding regions:
- the LOC142843142 gene encoding lethal(3)malignant brain tumor-like protein 2, giving the protein MEKSRGTEETPSSEPMEEEEEDDLELFGGYDSFRSYNSSAGSESSSYLEESSEAENEDREAGELPTSPLHLLSPGNTRSLDGSGSEPAVCEMCGIVGTRDAFFSKTKRFCNVSCSRSYSSNSKKASILAKLQSVLMTSSGASEILKSSGNGMPIFQET